One part of the Humulus lupulus chromosome 9, drHumLupu1.1, whole genome shotgun sequence genome encodes these proteins:
- the LOC133801507 gene encoding beta-amylase 8: MNDNLDPQSDHSSDYLSHFQPQTQAQTPTQPRRPRGFAATAAAAAAMTNTSGAVPSTAAAASTAPAKGKREREKEKERTKLRERHRRAITSRMLAGLRQYGNFPLPARADMNDVLAALAREAGWVVETDGTTYRHSPPPSQLLTYPMRSVDSPVSATSLKNSSAKGTLDSQTPSALRIDESLSPTSLDSVVIAEKETKNEKYSSTSPINSAECLEADQLIQDFRSTNNGNDFTGTPYVPVYVMLATSTVNQFCQLLDPEGVRQELSHLQSLNVDGIVVECWWGIIEGWSPQKYIWSGYRDLFNIIREFKLKLQVVVAFHEFGGSKSGDTMITLPRWVLEIGKENQDIFFTDREGRRNTECLSWGIDKERVLQGRTGIEVYFDLMRSFRTEFDDLFAEGMICAVEIGLGASGELKYPSFSERMGWRYPGVGEFQCFDKYLQQSLRKAAKLRGHSFWARGPDNAGHYNSRPHETGFFCERGDYDSYYGRFFLQWYGQLLIDHADNVLSLASLAFEETNIIVKVPEVYWWYRTPSHAAELTSGYYNPTNQDGYSPVFEVLKKYSVTVKFVCSGLQMSSQDIDEAFADPEGLSWQVFNSAWDRGLAIAGENALTCHREGHVKLVEMAKPRNDPDRRQFSFFVYRQPSLVQGTMCFSELDDLIKSMHGEIVGDLVS; this comes from the exons ATGAATGACAATCTGGACCCCCAAAGCGACCACAGCTCCGATTACTTGTCTCACTTCCAGCCCCAGACCCAAGCCCAAACCCCGACGCAGCCCCGCCGTCCCCGGGGCTTCGCAGCCACTGCGGCCGCGGCTGCTGCCATGACCAATACTTCCGGCGCCGTTCCTTCCACTGCTGCCGCTGCTAGTACGGCTCCCGCCAAGGgtaagagagagagggagaaagaaaAGGAGAGGACGAAGCTACGGGAGCGGCACCGGCGAGCCATCACGAGCCGCATGCTGGCCGGGCTTCGTCAGTATGGAAACTTTCCTCTCCCCGCGCGTGCCGACATGAACGACGTCCTTGCTGCTCTTGCAAGGGAAGCTGGTTGGGTGGTTGAGACCGACGGCACCACTTACAGACACTCTCCTCCTCCCTCTCAATTG TTAACGTATCCTATGAGGTCAGTTGACAGCCCTGTTTCGGCCACTTCTTTAAAGAATTCTTCTGCAAAAGGAACATTAGATTCTCAAACACCATCGGCTCTTAGAATTGATGAGAGCTTGTCtccaacttctcttgattcaGTTGTAATAGCAGAGAAGGAGACCAAGAATGAAAAATACTCTAGCACAAGCCCCATAAATTCAGCTGAATGCTTAGAGGCTGATCAG CTTATACAAGATTTTCGCTCTACAAATAATGGGAACGATTTTACAGGCACACCATATGTTCCTGTATATGTTATGCTTGCG ACTAGCACTGTCAACCAATTCTGCCAGCTACTTGATCCTGAAGGTGTTAGACAAGAGCTAAGCCATCTGCAGTCTCTGAATGTTGACGGCATTGTAGTTGAATGCTGGTGGGGTATCATTGAAGGCTGGAGCCCGCAAAAATACATTTGGTCTGGTTATCGAGATCTTTTCAACATAATTCGAGAGTTTAAGCTAAAGTTGCAG GTTGTAGTGGCATTCCATGAGTTTGGAGGAAGTAAATCTGGTGACACAATGATCACTCTTCCTCGGTGGGTTCTGGAGATTGGAAAGGAAAATCAAGACATATTCTTCACTGATCGTGAAGGGAGGAGGAATACCGAGTGTTTGTCATGGGGCATTGACAAAGAACGAGTTTTGCAAGGAAGAACTGGTATTGAG GTTTATTTTGATCTAATGAGAAGCTTTCGAACTGAGTTTGATGACCTGTTTGCTGAGGGCATGATTTGTGCTGTAGAAATTGGACTTGGGGCATCTGGGGAGCTTAAGTATCCATCTTTCTCAGAGAGAATGGGATGGAGGTATCCTGGTGTCGGTGAGTTCCAG TGTTTTGATAAATACCTACAACAAAGTTTGCGGAAAGCAGCTAAATTGCGAGGGCATTCATTCTGGGCTAGGGGACCTGATAATGCTGGTCATTATAATTCTAGGCCACATGAAACTGGCTTCTTTTGTGAAAGAGGTGACTATGATAGCTATTATGGGCGTTTTTTTCTCCAATGGTATGGCCAATTGTTAATAGACCACGCAGACAATGTTTTGTCTCTTGCCAGCCTTGCATTCGAGGAAACAAACATTATTGTTAAG GTCCCTGAAGTTTATTGGTGGTACAGAACACCTAGTCATGCAGCGGAGCTAACTTCTGGATACTATAACCCAACAAACCAGGATGGATACTCTCCAGTTTTTGAGGTTCTGAAGAAATATTCAGTGACAGTGAAATTCGTTTGCTCAGGCTTGCAGATGTCTAGCCAAGATATTGATGAAGCTTTTGCTGATCCAGAAGGTCTGAGTTGGCAG GTTTTTAATTCTGCTTGGGATCGAGGATTGGCTATAGCTGGAGAAAATGCACTGACGTGTCACAGAGAAGGGCACGTGAAATTAGTTGAGATGGCAAAACCGAGAAATGATCCTGACCGTCGCCAGTTCTCATTCTTTGTATATCGACAGCCATCTCTAGTTCAAGGAACGATGTGCTTCTCAGAGTTGGATGACTTAATCAAGTCCATGCATG GTGAAATAGTTGGTGATCTAGTTTCATAA
- the LOC133801508 gene encoding uncharacterized protein LOC133801508 isoform X1, which yields MGSGGSKASAPSSLSSSSSGVRRVRSKAHRVLQSSCLGNSSRSHDSDNDDQVCDNQDKENGSTNLNGCGIESTQSKIECYRKVKVGQSDEIPCISSNANTPAASTNGSSSAPVSSTTQSLNPSSRFLSRFSFIPGNISFRLSRANSLGSSRSCPISSTSLGLMNNEEDTHLPRGPPSVVVVDTDQNQRGTAMLPMSLMNRAPALCCQDTSSSLHLNTQPGFSDNPGDDRTTSFTQDNAMNTSSSGSRVGVDLNLCSPRNHSEMDSVGARLSDRHGVAREPIERNVRFSRTLSVGRLRDRVLRRSSLSDLSFCPVQQVGEERDTNLGSGTRAWGDQNRTLASESTSVVSPNASGYPSSSVSSSLFSIQDYEVETSRAREARYRDLLEHRSNFLERRRRIRSQVRALQRLGSRFENLSGHERSCIISGQHRTGRCTCRTSNRDQHLNDDTSARASISRIVMLAEALFEVLDEIHQQSVVLSSRPSVSSIGSVPAPSEVVESLPVKLYTKLHKHQNEEVAQCYICLVEYEEGDRMRILPCQHEFHKTCVDKWLKEIHRVCPLCRGDICRSGSLPAEN from the exons ATGGGATCCGGCGGTAGCAAAGCCTCTGCGCCTTCTTCTTTGTCGTCGTCTTCCTCTGGTGTTCGAAGGGTTCGATCTAAAGCGCACAGAGTATTACAATCCTCCTGTCTCGGTAACTCGTCGCGATCTCACGACAGCGACAATGACGATCAG GTTTGTGATAATCAGGACAAAGAAAATGGTTCTACAAACCTTAATGGGTGTGGGATTGAGTCGACCCAATCCAAAATTGAGTGTTACAGAAAGGTTAAGGTTGGGCAGTCTGATGAAATACCTTGTATATCTTCAAATGCTAATACTCCTGCTGCTTCCACAAACGGTAGTAGCTCCGCCCCAGTATCTTCTACTACCCAATCTTTGAACCCATCAAGTCGTTTTCTTTCTCGTTTTAGTTTCATTCCTGGTAATATAAGCTTCAGACTAAGCAGGGCCAACAGTTTAGGATCATCCAGGTCTTGCCCGATTTCCTCGACGAGTCTTGGATTGATGAACAATGAAGAGGACACTCATCTACCTAGGGGTCCTCCCAGTGTTGTTGTTGTTGATACAGATCAAAATCAGCGAGGTACTGCTATGCTTCCCATGTCACTGATGAATAGAGCTCCTGCACTTTGTTGTCAAGACACTTCAAGTAGTTTACATTTGAATACTCAACCTGGTTTTTCTGACAACCCGGGAGATGACCGGACAACTTCTTTTACCCAAGATAATGCTATGAATACTAGTAGTAGTGGTTCAAGAGTGGGGGTTGATTTGAACTTGTGCTCGCCTAGAAATCATTCTGAAATGGATAGTGTTGGAGCAAGACTTTCTGATAGACACGGTGTAGCTCGAGAGCCTATTGAGAGAAATGTTCGTTTCAGCAGAACTCTAAGTGTTGGAAGACTTCGCGATAGAGTTCTTCGTCGATCATCGTTATCTGATTTATCTTTTTGTCCTGTACAACAAGTAGGAGAAGAGAGAGATACCAATTTGGGTAGCGGTACTCGGGCTTGGGGCGATCAAAATAGGACATTGGCATCTGAAAGTACTTCTGTAGTCTCCCCAAATGCCTCTGGTTATCCTTCATCCAGTGTGTCGAGCTCATTGTTCAGCATCCAAGATTATGAGGTGGAAACATCCCGGGCAAGAGAAGCCAGGTATCGTGATCTTTTGGAGCATAGATCAAATTTCCTTGAAAGGAGGAGAAGAATACGATCACAG GTCCGTGCTCTTCAGCGATTGGGGAGTCGTTTTGAAAACCTTTCTGGACATGAGAGGTCATGTATCATATCTGGTCAACATAGAACCGGACGATGTACATGTCGGACTAGTAACCGGGATCAACATCTAAATGATGACACTAGTGCCAGGGCTAGCATATCCAGAATTGTCATGTTGGCTGAGGCATTGTTTGAG GTTCTGGATGAAATTCACCAGCAATCTGTGGTTTTGTCGTCCCGACCTTCTGTATCTTCAATTGGATCTGTTCCTGCACCTTCTGAAGTTGTGGAATCTTTGCCTGTGAAGTTGTACACCAAGTTGCATAAACACCAAAACGAGGAAGTTGCTCA ATGTTACATATGCCTTGTGGAGTATGAGGAAGGTGATAGAATGCGGATATTGCCTTGTCAACATGAGTTTCACAAAACATGTGTTGACAAATGGCTAAAGGAGATACACAG GGTATGTCCGCTTTGCCGAGGGGATATATGCAGATCTGGTTCATTACCTGCAGAGAACTAA
- the LOC133801508 gene encoding uncharacterized protein LOC133801508 isoform X2, translating to MGSGGSKASAPSSLSSSSSGVRRVRSKAHRVLQSSCLGNSSRSHDSDNDDQVCDNQDKENGSTNLNGCGIESTQSKIECYRKVKVGQSDEIPCISSNANTPAASTNGSSSAPVSSTTQSLNPSSRFLSRFSFIPGNISFRLSRANSLGSSRSCPISSTSLGLMNNEEDTHLPRGPPSVVVVDTDQNQRGTAMLPMSLMNRAPALCCQDTSSSLHLNTQPGFSDNPGDDRTTSFTQDNAMNTSSSGSRVGVDLNLCSPRNHSEMDSVGARLSDRHGVAREPIERNVRFSRTLSVGRLRDRVLRRSSLSDLSFCPVQQVGEERDTNLGSGTRAWGDQNRTLASESTSVVSPNASGYPSSSVSSSLFSIQDYEVETSRAREARYRDLLEHRSNFLERRRRIRSQVRALQRLGSRFENLSGHERSCIISGQHRTGRCTCRTSNRDQHLNDDTSARASISRIVMLAEALFEQSVVLSSRPSVSSIGSVPAPSEVVESLPVKLYTKLHKHQNEEVAQCYICLVEYEEGDRMRILPCQHEFHKTCVDKWLKEIHRVCPLCRGDICRSGSLPAEN from the exons ATGGGATCCGGCGGTAGCAAAGCCTCTGCGCCTTCTTCTTTGTCGTCGTCTTCCTCTGGTGTTCGAAGGGTTCGATCTAAAGCGCACAGAGTATTACAATCCTCCTGTCTCGGTAACTCGTCGCGATCTCACGACAGCGACAATGACGATCAG GTTTGTGATAATCAGGACAAAGAAAATGGTTCTACAAACCTTAATGGGTGTGGGATTGAGTCGACCCAATCCAAAATTGAGTGTTACAGAAAGGTTAAGGTTGGGCAGTCTGATGAAATACCTTGTATATCTTCAAATGCTAATACTCCTGCTGCTTCCACAAACGGTAGTAGCTCCGCCCCAGTATCTTCTACTACCCAATCTTTGAACCCATCAAGTCGTTTTCTTTCTCGTTTTAGTTTCATTCCTGGTAATATAAGCTTCAGACTAAGCAGGGCCAACAGTTTAGGATCATCCAGGTCTTGCCCGATTTCCTCGACGAGTCTTGGATTGATGAACAATGAAGAGGACACTCATCTACCTAGGGGTCCTCCCAGTGTTGTTGTTGTTGATACAGATCAAAATCAGCGAGGTACTGCTATGCTTCCCATGTCACTGATGAATAGAGCTCCTGCACTTTGTTGTCAAGACACTTCAAGTAGTTTACATTTGAATACTCAACCTGGTTTTTCTGACAACCCGGGAGATGACCGGACAACTTCTTTTACCCAAGATAATGCTATGAATACTAGTAGTAGTGGTTCAAGAGTGGGGGTTGATTTGAACTTGTGCTCGCCTAGAAATCATTCTGAAATGGATAGTGTTGGAGCAAGACTTTCTGATAGACACGGTGTAGCTCGAGAGCCTATTGAGAGAAATGTTCGTTTCAGCAGAACTCTAAGTGTTGGAAGACTTCGCGATAGAGTTCTTCGTCGATCATCGTTATCTGATTTATCTTTTTGTCCTGTACAACAAGTAGGAGAAGAGAGAGATACCAATTTGGGTAGCGGTACTCGGGCTTGGGGCGATCAAAATAGGACATTGGCATCTGAAAGTACTTCTGTAGTCTCCCCAAATGCCTCTGGTTATCCTTCATCCAGTGTGTCGAGCTCATTGTTCAGCATCCAAGATTATGAGGTGGAAACATCCCGGGCAAGAGAAGCCAGGTATCGTGATCTTTTGGAGCATAGATCAAATTTCCTTGAAAGGAGGAGAAGAATACGATCACAG GTCCGTGCTCTTCAGCGATTGGGGAGTCGTTTTGAAAACCTTTCTGGACATGAGAGGTCATGTATCATATCTGGTCAACATAGAACCGGACGATGTACATGTCGGACTAGTAACCGGGATCAACATCTAAATGATGACACTAGTGCCAGGGCTAGCATATCCAGAATTGTCATGTTGGCTGAGGCATTGTTTGAG CAATCTGTGGTTTTGTCGTCCCGACCTTCTGTATCTTCAATTGGATCTGTTCCTGCACCTTCTGAAGTTGTGGAATCTTTGCCTGTGAAGTTGTACACCAAGTTGCATAAACACCAAAACGAGGAAGTTGCTCA ATGTTACATATGCCTTGTGGAGTATGAGGAAGGTGATAGAATGCGGATATTGCCTTGTCAACATGAGTTTCACAAAACATGTGTTGACAAATGGCTAAAGGAGATACACAG GGTATGTCCGCTTTGCCGAGGGGATATATGCAGATCTGGTTCATTACCTGCAGAGAACTAA